Part of the Pseudodesulfovibrio mercurii genome is shown below.
ACCACCACGTACACGGCCGCCCCCGCCAGCAGGGAGAGGAGCCAGACCGTCAGGGTGAGCCCGTTGAACGGTTGGGCGGGATCCACGGAACCGGAAAGATAGATCGAGGGCGCCCCGGCCGCGAGCACGCCCAGCGCCCCGCCCAGATAGACCCGCCCGCGCAACCGCATGAGCCGCAGGGCGTCCACGGCCACTTCCAGGGGCGATATCCTGTCTCCCGCCACAAGTACCTACCTTATGGTTTCAAGCCAGTGGCCCACCTCCACGCGGTCCGGGGCCGTGGCCGAGAGCTGGGCCAGACAGGCGGAGCAGCCCGAGAGGACCACGTCCGCACCCTTGAGCGCCTCCCAGCAGGCGCGGTTGACCGGTTCGGTCAGGCCGGGCGCGGCCAGGCGCATGACCCCGCCGAAGCCGCAGCACTGCTCGTCCGTAACCCTGACCAGCCGGTCGCCCAGGAGCGCCCGGAGCCAGGTCCGGTCCGGGTCGTCCTTGCCCGCGTGGCACGGGTGGTGGTAGCCGAGCCGGTCCGGTGCATTGTCGGATATCATAAATTCTATGCCCCGTACAGCCACCGACAAGGGCAAAAGCGCCTGGTTCCACTGCGCCTTTTCCCCGTCGGACTCGAAGGCGTCGTAGGCCCGCAGCCCGGCCAGGCAGGAGGCGCAGAACACGGCCACGCGCGGCCGCCCGGCCTCGCGCCAGACCGCCACGTTGCGCCGGGCCATCTCCCCGGCCTCGTCCGCGAACCCGGCCCCCTTCAGCCCCGAGCCGCAGCAGGCGAAGTCGCCGGGCAGGACGTCCGCGCCCAGGCCGTCCAGCAGCCGCAGGGCGGCCGTGAGCCAGCGGCCCTGCACGTAGTTGGCCGTGCAGCCCGCGAACAGGAGCATGCGTTCGCCGCGCCAGTCGTCGGGGAAGGCCCTGGGCGTGAGGAAGGGATCGAGGCCCGGCCCGCCGGTCATGCCCGCGAGCATCTTGAGCATGGGCCCGAGCTTCTCGGTGCGGAACCGCTCGGGGATGAGCGCGGCGGCCTTGGAGCTGGGCGACCAGAGCTGGCGGGCGCGGGTCAGCCAGGTCTTCCACAGCCAGGACTTGAAATTCGGGTGCGCACCGCGCAGGGCGGCCACCAGGCCGGGCACGTCCTGACCCTGGGAGCAGACCTCGCGGCACCGGCCGCAGCCCAGGCAGAGCCCGGCCAGCCGGGCGGCGTCGGTCTCGGACAGCTTGTCCGGGTCCTCGGCCAGGACCCGGCAGAGGTCGGACTTGGAACGCGGCCCGAGTTCCTCGCGGCCCGTGGCCTTGAGCAGCGGGCAGGCCTGGAGGCACTTGCCGCACAGGATGCAGTGGGAGACGTGTTCGGAAACGGGGTCGGCCATGGTCCGCCTACCACCCCTTACCGGGGTTCATGATCTCGTGGGGGTCGAAGACGCGGCGCACGGTCTCCATGAAATGGAGCTGGTCCGCGCCGAGCTGCTCGGGCACGAAGGAGGCCTTGGTCAGGCCGGTGCCGTGCTCGCCCGAGATGGTCCCGCCCAGTTCCACGGCGGCCCGGAAGAGCCGCTCCTTGACCTGGTGGGCGGCGCGGACCTCCTCGGGGTGGGCCGCGTCGTGCATGATGTTGGTGTGGATGTTGCCGTCGCCCAGGTGGCCGTAGCAGAGCACGGGCAGCCCGGCGTCGGCCCCGGCCTTTTGGGCGATGCGCACCAGCTCGGGCACGCGGCCGCGCGGCACGGCCAGGTCCTCGGAAAGCTTGTCGGGCCGGAGCCGGTAGGAGCCGGGCGAGATGTCCCGGCGGGCGGCCCAGACCGCTTCCTCGGCCTCGCCCTCGCCCACCTCCAGGGAGACCGGCCCCACGGCCGCAAGCGCCGCCTCGAGCCGTCGGATCTCGGCGGCCACGCCCTCGGCCGTGCCGTCGAACTTGAAGAGCAGCGCGGCCTGGGCCTGCGGGGCCAGGGGGATGTCGCCGCCCAGGCGCACGGCCTTGATGGTGGTCACGTCCATGAACTCGCAGGCGCAGGGCAGGAGCCCGGCCCCGAAGACGGCCATGGCCCCGTTCATGGCCCCGTCCAGGTCGGCGAAGCCCACCAGCACGGAGCTGGAGGTCTCGGGCAGGGGGATGAGCTTGACCGTGGCCCGGGTGATCAGGCCGAGCTTGCCGTCCGCGCCGACAAAAAGGCGCTTCAGGTCCAGGCCGACCACGTCCTTCTGGGCCCGGCCGCCCATGGTCAGGACCTTGCCGCCGGGGAGCACGGCCTCGATGCCCAGGACCCAGTCGCGGGTCACGCCGTACTTAACGGCCCGCAGCCCGCCCGCGCAGGTGGAGATGTTCCCGCCCATGGTGGAGATCTTCACGCTGGCCGGGTCCGGGGGATAGAAGAGCTTCTTCGCGGCGCATGCCTGCTGGAAGTCCGCCGTGATCACGCCGGGCTCCACCTCGGCGGCGAAGTCGCGTTCGCTGATGTCGAGGATGCGGTTCATGCGTAGCAGGGACACGGTCACGCCGTGCAGGAGCGGCACGGTGTTGCCCACCTGCCCGGTGGCCCGTGCGCGCGGATAGAGCGGCATGCGCTCGGCGTCGGCCCAGCGCAGGAGTTCGGCCGCCTGGTCCCGGCTCTCGGGCCGGACCACGGCCCAGGGCATGGACCGCTCGCGGCTCGCGTCCGTGGAAAAGGCGTTCATTTCCTCGGTGTCGAGGACGCACCCGTCGCCGGGGAAGAGATCGGTCAGGAACGCCCGGTGGGCGTCTGTCAGGGAGGTGGCGTAATTCGGCATGCGCCGAGCCTACGAGTACGATTATCGAGTGTCAATGACATGAGAGGCGGGATGGGGGATGGAGCCTGCGGCTCCGCGCTGAAGAGCGCGCCTGCGGCGCGGAGAGCCGGGATGGAGCTGCGCTCCTCCCTCCGAGAGCCAGCGAGGCGGTTGCACCGCCTCGGCTTCCATGCCCTCCCGGCGGGGTCCATTTTTTTGCTGGCCCAAAAAAATAGACGAAAAAAAGGGCCTTGCGGGGGGAGCGGCCGCCCGGGGAGGGGGCGCAAGAATCCGATCCGCTCGGGGCGGCTCCATCTGAGCAAAAGTATAGTGCGACTCCCGGAGCGGAATGCCCCCTTTTGGGAAAGACCGAGCCTCGAAGGGACAAGAGCCGCCACCCCTTCGCGGTCGGCTTCTACGCGCCCCCTCCAGGGCTGTGACGGTGCGGTGAAGAGGTGCGGGGGGGGACGCGGCGGGGCGTGCGTTTTGGTGGGGCCGAGAGCCGCTGTCGGGTGCCGGGGGCACCCGAGTCGCTCCAGTGGGTGCGAGTTGGGGGAGTGTGGGCTTGGGGATGGGGGTTGAAGGCGGGAGTTTGCGTTGGGAGAGCCATGAAAGGGAAGGAAATGTGGGGGCTCCTACACCTCCCGCGACGCGTTTCTCCTGAGTCCCCAATTTTTCCCAGGGCCGCCGCCAAGGCGGTCCGCCACCCCCCTGTCGCGAGTGCGGCCAAACCCGCTGTGCTCTTTTCAAGCCCGTCTACAGACGAGGCCCCCCAACCTCCACCGCGCGAGCGCGGCCCAATTTTTCTCACCCCGCCTCTTCGTGCCCGGCCATTCGTCCCGGCCCACTCCCCACACCCGAAGAGCGGTAGTCGGCGGCGGACCCTAGAGCCCGTGTTCGGCGGCGAAAGCGCGGGTTTGAGCGCGTCTGCGCAGCAGACATTCGCTCACAACCAGCGAAAGCCGCCTACGGGCTCTTGGGTCCGTCGGCGGGCGGCAGCACCGAAGCGCAGTTTTTGCTTCCTTTTTTCTGCGCCGGCAAAAAGGAAGTCGCCGTAAAGGCGAAATACGATGTGAGGATGACAGTCCTCAGCTCCGACGCGGATGCGCGGATAAATCCAAGGAGTCTCTCCCTCCCAGGCCCGCCGCAGGGCGATCCACTACAACACCGCCGCGCAAGCGCGGACAACTTCTCGACTTCAGACCTCTTCGTACCCGGCCATCCGCTCCGGCCCACTCCTCGCACCCGAAGAGCGGTAATGGGCGGCGGACCCTAGAGCCCGTGTTCGGCGGCGAAAGCGCGGGTTTGAGCGCGTCTGCGCGGCAGACATTCGCTCACAACCAGCGAAAGCCGCCTACGGGCTCTTGGGTCCGTCGACGCGCGGCAGCACCGCAGCGCAGTTTTTGCTTCCTTTTTTCTGCGCCAGCAAAAAAGGAAGTCGCCGTAAGGGCGAAATACGATGTAGGGATGACAGTCATCAGCCCCCACGCGGATGCGCGGCCATATTCAAGCGCCCCACTTCTTCATAAAAAAGGGCCGCTCCCCGGCAGGGGAACGGCCCTTCACCTCTTCAAACGAAGGGACTAGGCCTCCAGTTCCTTCATCAACCACTCCTTGATGGGCGGGGTCAACTCGAGGATGCCCTTGATGCCCTTGATGTCTTCGAGCAGCTGCTTGGCCAGGTCCTCGGGAATCTTCTTGGAACACAGGATGGTCGATCCGTAGTTGTCCATGCGCATGAGCACCACCTTGGGCTCACCCCAGGTGTCCATGGCGAAATATACCGAATATTCCCCGGACGTGGTCACCGGCGAACGCATGGCGTCGCGATAGTTGTTGTTGCCCCATTCCAGGTACAGGGTGACGGCATCCTCGTGGATCATGTCCCAGTTCACTTCGTTCAGCCACTGCCTGCATGCGTTGGTGTCGTCGCTCATATTTCCTCCAAAAGTGTGTTGTCCATTTTTTGATAATAAGTATCACTTGGAGTTCTGTCCAGCCTCTTACGGATCAATGCCGTCCTCCCGGTTCCGGCGCATCACCCAGACCAGCACCGCGAAGCCGAAAAGCAGCCCCAGCGCGGCCAGTTCGCGCACCCACAGTCCCCAGACCAGCACCCCGGCCAGCAGCAGCGCGCCCAGCAGCCGCGACCACTTGACCCGGTTCCACGGCGCGGCCGACCAGTTCTTCTCCCACTCCACGCCCCGGCGGGCCAGCCCGAACCACCAGTTCTCCGGCGGCGCGGGCAGGTCCAGCTCGAAAAATCCCGCGCCCAGCAGGATCAGCGAGGCGGCCAGCAACAGATAGCCGTGCGCGAACAGGGCCAGGCCGAACAGGACCAGGGCCGCCGCATGCAGGCTCCAGTTCCACGGCTGGCGGTGTCTCGACAACGCGAGCGCAAACAACGACGACGGCGTGACGGCCATGACTCCTCCCGCCCGACCATACAAACGACCTCGCCGTCATTGCAACCCATTACGGGTTTTTGTAAAACCGGAACACGGAGGACAAACATGGACACCTATCTCATCGCGCGGGCCGTGGCCGAACTCGGCGAATGCCTGCGCGCGCAAAATCACTTCCTGGCCACCGCCGAGTCCTGCACCGGCGGGCTGCTCGCCAGCACCCTGACCGATACCCCCGGCAGCTCCGAATGGTTCGCCGGGTCCGTGGTCGCCTACTCGAACACGGTCAAGAACAAACTCCTGGACGTGCCCGCCGCCACCCTCGAAGAACACGGCGCGGTCTCCGAACCCGTCGTCCTGGCCATGGCCCGGGGCGCGCTCAAGACCATCGGCGCGGACGTGTCCGTGGCCATCTCCGGCATCGCCGGACCCTCCGGCGGCACCCCGGACAAACCCGTGGGCACCGTCTGGATCGCCTGGGCCTGGCCCGACGGCATACGCGCCCGAAAATACCACTTCCAGGGCAACCGCGACCAGATCAAGGGACAATCCGTCATGACCGCCATCAACGGGCTGCTCGGCGTGACGAAGTAGCAAGGGGGCGTGAAAGGGCGAGCGGGGAATGCCTCCGGCGGCCCCTTCGGGACGCCGCATGGCCGCGCACAGCCAGGCCCTCCACCAAGCAGCACCCAACCCAACCGGATGCCATCCCGCGTCCGCACGCCCCTGCCGAAGGCACACAAAAAGTTTGGGAGAGTCCAGAGAACCCTTTTCAAAGGGTTCTCTGGCGGGGCCTGGGGCAGCGCCCCAGCCGTCGGAGACGCCCGCCCGGCGAGGGCCCGCCGGAGGCTTCTTCTACTCCATGCCCTCGTCCACGAGCAGGCCTCTGCCCGAGGCGGCGCCTCTGGCCAGGTCGTCCACGCGTTCGTTGAGCAGGTGACCGGCGTGTCCCTTGACCCAGTGGAAGGTGACGTCGTGTTCTTCGATGAGGGGCATGAGCCGTTGCCAGAGGTCCTGGTTCTTGACCGGTTTCTTGGCGGCGGTTTTCCAGCCGTTGCGTTGCCAGTTCTTGAGCCAGCGTTGGGTGATGGCCTGCTGGACGTATTTGGAGTCGGTCCAGAGGTCCACGGTGCAGGGGCGGGTCAGGGAGGACAGGCCGACGATGACGGCGAGGAGCTCCATGCGGTTGTTGGTGGTCCGCTTGTAGCCCTGGGAAAGTTCCTTGTAATTGGCACCGTTTTCGCCCTGGTATTCGCCGTGGATGAGGATGGCGCCGTAGCCGCCGGGGCCGGGGTTGCCGAGGCAGGAGCCGTCCGTATACATGGTCACGCGATCACTCACGCGCATTCTCCTTGTTCAATGAGTCGAGTTTCTTGAGGATTTCCACCAGGACCTCCTGGATGGCCAGGGGCCACTCGCCGTCGTCGAAGGACGGGAGCAGGAAGGTGGTCTTGAGGGAGTCGATGAATTCCGGGCCCAGCGCGGTGCGCATGAGCGGGGGGAAGCGCAGTTCGGCCGCGTTGATGGCCGGGGCGAGTCCCATGTACATGGTCTTGTCGTTCAGTTCCGGGACCACGAAGTCGCCGCCGTAGATCTGGATCTTGCAGTCCATCCCCCATTTTTCGCGCAGGGTCTGGGTGAAGGAGACGATCATCTTCTTCTGGTCCCTGGTCAGGGTCTTGGTCTCGTCGTAGACGGCGCTCTGCTGGTTCAGAACCTCGACCACGTGCTCGTTGTTCTTCATGAACGCCCAGATGACGGCGGCGAAGACGAGGATGAGCGCCAGGGAGCGGATGAGCTTTTCCCTGTGCGTGGAGCCGTGCACTCGGGGGATGGTGATGCGACGCATTTCCGCTTTCTATCGTGCGGGCGGGTTTCAGGCAAGGGCGAAGGGGGCCGCCCGCGCTTGTCGGGTCGGGACGGGGCTAGCCTTCGCCGCGCAGGGCCTGGATGGGGTCCAGGGACGCGGCCTGACGGGCGGGCTTGAGGCCGAAGACCAGGCCCACGGCCTGGGAGCCGGCCAGGGCCATGAAGAAGGCCTTCCACGAGAATTTGATGGTCAGGATGTCGAGGCGCGACAGGAACTGGCCGAGTCCCAGACCGAGGAACAGGCCGAGCACGCCGCCGAGCAGAGTCAGGGCGCAGGCCTCGACCAGGAATTGCAGCATGATGGCGGAGTTGCGTGCGCCCATGGCCTTTTTCAGGCCGATCTCCTCGGCCCGCTCCGAAACCGAGATGGAGAAGAGGTTGGCCAGGACGAAGCCGCCCACGAGCACGGCGATGCCCGCGGTCACGCCCAGGAACAGGGTCAGGCCGCCCTTGAAGAAGGCCAGGAACTTGAGGACCTCGTCGGCGGTCAGGATGGAGAAGTCGTCGTCATCCTCGGGGTTGAGGTGGTGCAGGTGGCGGAGCAGGGAGCGCAGGTTCTCGGTGTGCGCGGCCATGTAGTCCGGCTCCACGAACTTGACCCGCAGCGCCCGGAAATACTTGCGGTCCATGTTGTAGCGCTGGACCAGGGTGGACAGGGGGATGATGATCCGGTTGTCCACGTCGCCGCCCCCGCCCGAGGTCACGCCGCGATAGGACAGCTTGCCGACTACCTGGAACGGGATGCCCGAGACGTACAGGACCCGGCCCACGGGCGACTCGTCGCCGAACAGCTCCCGCGACGGCGTGTCGCCGAGCAGGGCGACTTTGGCCCCGATGCGCTCGTCCTCGGCCGACAGGTCGCGCCCCTCGCTCAGCGGCCAGTTCCAGGCCTTGGAGTAGTCCTGGGTGGTGCCCACTATGGTCACGTCCTGGTAGCTGCGGCTGCCCGCCCTGACCGTCTGCCCGCTCTTGGCCCGCATGGGCAGCACCTGGTACGCGCCGGGCAGGGAATCACGGATGCGGTCCGCGTCCTCGCGGCTCAGCGTCAGGGTGCGCATGCCCACCGCCCGCTTCTGGAAATTGCCGCCGAAGACCAGGGCCGCGTCCGGGCCGAACATGTCGACCATCTCCACGGCCATGCGGTTGGCCCCGTCCACCGCCGTGACGATCAGCGTCAGCGAGGCGATGCCGAAGGCCACGCCCAAGACCACGAAAACGGACCGCAACTTGAAGGCCCATACCGCCTCCAAGCCCATGCTCACCACCCTGCCAACAGTCCGCATCATTCGTGTGTCGCCTCCGGCGGCCGGGGAAGGGGAGAGAGGGAACCCTTTGGAAAGGGTTCCCTCTCTCCCCTTCCCCCGGACCCCCATCCCCTCTCACCCTCCCAAACTTTTTGGCGCCGCTGCGCGGGAGGGTGAGCCGGTTTTTTGTCTGTTTTTACATTACAAATATATCAACTTATCAAAAATTCATGCCGGGTATCCAAATACCCTCTCCGTCCTTCCGCTTCCCTCCGCCCCTGCCGAAGGCACATAAAAAATTTGGAAGGGGTGTCCAGGGGGGAAACTTTTTCAAAAGTTTCCCCCCTGGCCGCCGGAGGCATTTGTTTTCACGTCCTCGGCGATGCGGCCGTCGTGGAGGCGGATGATGCGGTCGGCCTCGCGGGCCACGTCCTCGTCGTGGGTGACGAGGACGATGGTCTGCCCGGCGCGGTGCACGTCGTGGAAGAGCTTCATGATCTCGGCCGAGGTGTTGGAGTCGAGCTGGCCCGTGGGTTCGTCGGCCAGGAGTATCCGCGGGTCGTTGAGCAGGGCCCGGGCCATGGCCACACGCTGCTGCTGGCCGCCGGACAGGCGCGAGGGCTTGAAGTGCATGCGGTCGGCCAGGCCCACGCGTTCGAGGAGGGCCTCGGCCCTTGAGAGCAGTTCGGCGCGCGGCCTGCCGGAGTAGAGGCCGGGCAGGATGACGTTCTCCAGGGCGGTGGCGTAGGAGATCAGGTAGAAGGACTGAAACACGAAGCCGAGCGCCTTGTTGCGCAGGTCGGACTGCTGGTCGTCGTCGAGGTTGGAGGCGTCTCGGCCGAGCAGATGGTAGACGCCCGAGGTGGGCCGGTCGAGCAGGCCGATGATGTGCAGCAGGGTGGACTTGCCCGAGCCGGACGTGCCCTGCAGGGCGATGAACTCGCCGGGGGCCACGTCCAGGGTGATGCCCTTGAGGACCTTGATGCCGGGGTCGGACTCGTCGCCCTTGCCCTGGAGGAAGGTCTTGGTGATCCCGTTCAGGGAGATGGCCGGTTCCATTACAGCCCCTTCTTGCCGACCTTGGCGCCGGGCAGGACGAGCTGGGTGGCGACCACGTCGCCCTCGGACAGGCCGTCCAGGACCTCGGAGGTCTCCAGGCCGACCAGGCCGAGCTTGGGCGTGACCTCCTCGGGCTGCTTTTCGGGGTCGGTCACGCGGAAGCAGACCTGGCGGTCCTTGACCCACTTGAGGGCGTTGTTGGGCACGACGAGCACGTCGTCCTTGGTCCGGACGATGATCTTGCACTGGGTGGTCATCTCCGGGCGCAGGAAGTCGGCCTGTTCGCGGGTGACCTTGACCAGGGTGCGGTAGTAGACGATGTTGTCGCGGATTTCCGGCTCGGGGTAGATGCGGTCCACCACGCCCTCGAAGACCTTTTCGCGGTAGGCGTCCACGGTGTAGCGCACGTGCAGGCCCGCCTTGACGCGGCCCACGTCGGTCTCGTCCACGTAGATCCACATCTCGAGCATTTCCGGATTGAGCACGGTGATCAGGTTGGACACGGACAGGCCGGAGACGATGGTCTCCCCCTCCTGGGCGGCCACCTGGCTGACCACGCCGTCGATGGGCGAGTAGATGCTGGTGTAGGACAGCTGGACGCGCAGGGTGTCGAGCTTGGCCTTGGCCGCGGCCACGCTGAAGCGGGCCATCTGGGCGTCCTGGGTGGCCACGTCCAGGGAGTCCTGGGCCTCCAGGCGCTTCTGGACCAGGGTGCGCTGGCGGGGCAGGTTCTTCTCCATGTACTGGAGCTTGGCCTGGGCCAGGTCGAGGTTGGCCTTGGCCTCACTGATGCGCGCCTTGAGCTCGCGGGCGTCGATGCGGGCCACGAGGTCGCCCTTCCGGACGTGGTCGCCGACCTTGACGGGCACGGATTCGAGCACGCCGGTGGCCTGGGCCCCGATCTTGACCTGGGCGCCCACCTGGGCCTTGACGATGCCGGTGGCCTCCAGAACCTTGGAGACGCTGCCCCTGGCGACCTTGGCGGTCTTGAGAACCTTGATCCTGTCCGTGGACTGTCCGGCGGTGAAGTACCAGACGCCGCCTCCGGTGAGGAGCGCGGCGATGAGGATGAATATGAGCTTCTTCATGTCTGCTTGTCTTGTTCCTGTTCGATTTCCCGGCGCAGCATGGCGGAAAAATCAGCGGGTTTGAACGGCCTGCGGCCGAAGAGCACGTCGCGGAAGGTCACGGCCCTGAAGGCGTAGCCGCACCCCTGCGGCAACCGGCCGCCATGGTAATATAGCGACTTGGACGGATAATTTCCACACAAAGCGGGCCGGGTGTCGTGATCGGTGCAGAGGTTGTCCTCGCCGAGCAGGGCGCAGTCGAAGAGCAGGTACCCGTCCGCATTGCGTTTTTTCGGGCGGAACCGGGCGTGTTCCGGGGCCTCGGCCACCAGCCGCTCGAACTGGGACAGGCTGCGCAGCCAGCGCCCCCGGTCGCGCAGGAGCACGGACCGGCAGCAGCGGCCGCACAGGGTGCACCGCCCGACCACCTCCACCTCGCGGCGCAGGACGCGGGAGCGGAAACGGCGAAACAGGCCGGTCGGGGAGTCGAGGCCGGCGAGCCAGTCGAGCGGGTTCACGCCCGACGCTCCCGGATGCCGCCCCAAGGGGTGACGCGCATGCATTTTCCTCCGGCTTTTCTTGACCTGAACACGCAATATGCCTACTTGTGGGTCATTATGAATTGGGATTGGGACAAATTACAAAAGCAGCAACAGGGGCGCCCCGGCGGCAAGCCGCCGAGCTTCGACGATTTCCAGGACCAGCTCGAGAAACTGAAGAAGTTCAAGCTGCCCGGTTGGAAGTTCGTCATTCCTATTTTCATCCTCCTCTGGATCGCCAGCGGGTTCTACATCGTGGAGCCCGACGAGGTGGGCGTGGTCAAGCAGTTCGGCAAGTTCAACCGCGTCACCACCGCGGGTCCGAACTACCACATCCCCTACCCGGTGGAAAGCGTGCTCACCCCCAAGGTGACGCAGATCCGGCGTATCGAGTTCGGCTTCCGGTCCGTGGGGCCCGTCACGCAGAGCTTCCAGCAGGGGTCCAGCCGCGAGGTCAAGGAAGAGTCCCTGATGCTCACCGGCGACGAGAACATCGTCTCCGTACAGTTCATCGTCCAGTACATGATCAAGGATGCACAGAATTACCTGTTCAACGTCAATGACCCCGAGCAGACCCTGGCCCACGCGGGCGAGGCGGCCATGCGCGAGGTCATCGGCAACGGCAAGATCGACGACGCCCTGACCACGGGCAAGCAGGAGATCCAGGTCCAGACCAGGGAGCTCATGCAGCGCATCCTCGACAACTACAAGACCGGCCTGTCCGTGGTCGCGGTACAGATGCAGAACGTGCATCCGCCGGACGAGGTCATCGAGGCCTTCAAGGATGTGGCCTCCGCCCGCGAGGACAAGAGCCGCTACATCAACGAGGCCGAGGCGTACCAGCGCGACATCCTGCCCAAGGCGCGCGGCGAGGCCGCCCGCATCACCAACGCGGCCCAGGCCTACAAGGAGGCCAAGGTCCGCAAGTCGGAGGGCGACGCGGCCCGGTTCCTGTCCGTGCTCAGAGAGTACGAGAAGGCCAAGGACATCACCCGCGAGCGGCTGTACCTGGAGACCATGGAGGCCATCCTGGCCAACCCGGACACCGAAAAGCTGGTCATGTCCGAAGACGCCCTCAAGCAATCCGTACCCTATCTCCCCCTGGACAAGCAGCCGCGCCCGGCCGCTCCCAAGGAAGCACAGTAAAGGGGGAGGTCCGACATGAAGAAAACGACCATCATACTCGGCATCGTCATCGTCCTCGGGGCCTTCGCCCTGACCTCCGCGGCCTTCACCGTGGATCAGACCCAGCAGGCCATCGTCATCCAGCTCGGCCGGCCGGTCAGCGGCCAGCTCGGCCCCGGCCTGCACTTCAAGCTGCCCGTGGTCCAGACCGTGGTCTTCTTCGACGCGCGCATCCTGGACTTCGACGCCAAGCCCGAGGAGATCACCACCACGGACAAGAAGTACATGAACGTGGACTCCTACACCAAGTGGCGGATCATCGACCCGCTGACCTTCTACACCAAGGTGCGCACCATCCAGGGCGCCCGGGCCCGGCTGGACGACATCGTCCGCTCGCAGCTCCGGGTGGCGCTGGGCCGCTACACCCTGATCGAGGTGGTCTCGCACAAGCGCCAGGAGATCATGGACGCGGTGACCAAACGCTCCAAGGAGCTGCTCGAACCCTACGGCATCGAGGTCCTCGACGTGCGCATCAAGCGCACGGACCTGCCCGCGGAGAACGCCCGGTCCATCTACGGGCGCATGAAGGCCGAGCGTGAGCGCCAGGCCAAGCAGTACCGCTCCGAAGGCCAGGAGGCCTCGGCCAAGATCAAGGCCAACGCGGACAAGGAACGGACCATCATCCTGGCCGACGCCCAGAAGCAGGCCGAGATCATCCGCGGCGAGGGCGACGCCCAGGCCACCAAGGTCTATGCCCAGGCCCTGGGGCAAAATCCCGACTTCTACGAATTCACCCGGAGCCTGGACGCCTACCGGCGCGGTTTCGACAAGAACACCCGCTTCATCCTGACCCCGAAAAGTCCCTTCCTGAAACATCTGCAATAGAAAGACGACGAGACCATAAGATGAGGATGTGGTCACATGAGGGCCACATCCTTTTTCTTTTGCCAAAAATAACCTTAAACGATATCATTGACATTATCGGGAGATTCTCCCAAAGTCGCCAGGAGATTTTCCCGGCACCTTTTTTGTCGGTGGAACCTGTCGTTTGGTACGGGGGTTACCCCCTTTGATAAAATATAATGGCGGACATACAAGGATTGCCATATCCCGATAATAGGGAAGGCCTCCCCCATGCCGTCATCACTCGTTAAGGAGCGACTATGCCCAAGAAGAAACGGAGATGTGACGAAGCGCAGCTCAAGTGGTTCGAGGAAGCGCTTGAGCGCATCAAGAAGGCGACCGGGGCCCGTACCCAGGTCCAGTTGGCCGAGGTGCTCGACGTCAGACAGTCGAGCATTTCCGACGCCAAGCGCCGATGCTCAATCCCCGCGGACTGGTTTTTGAAATTGTACCGCAGCCACGGTCTGGACCCGGAC
Proteins encoded:
- a CDS encoding efflux RND transporter periplasmic adaptor subunit, which codes for MKKLIFILIAALLTGGGVWYFTAGQSTDRIKVLKTAKVARGSVSKVLEATGIVKAQVGAQVKIGAQATGVLESVPVKVGDHVRKGDLVARIDARELKARISEAKANLDLAQAKLQYMEKNLPRQRTLVQKRLEAQDSLDVATQDAQMARFSVAAAKAKLDTLRVQLSYTSIYSPIDGVVSQVAAQEGETIVSGLSVSNLITVLNPEMLEMWIYVDETDVGRVKAGLHVRYTVDAYREKVFEGVVDRIYPEPEIRDNIVYYRTLVKVTREQADFLRPEMTTQCKIIVRTKDDVLVVPNNALKWVKDRQVCFRVTDPEKQPEEVTPKLGLVGLETSEVLDGLSEGDVVATQLVLPGAKVGKKGL
- a CDS encoding YkgJ family cysteine cluster protein; the protein is MNPLDWLAGLDSPTGLFRRFRSRVLRREVEVVGRCTLCGRCCRSVLLRDRGRWLRSLSQFERLVAEAPEHARFRPKKRNADGYLLFDCALLGEDNLCTDHDTRPALCGNYPSKSLYYHGGRLPQGCGYAFRAVTFRDVLFGRRPFKPADFSAMLRREIEQEQDKQT
- the hflK gene encoding FtsH protease activity modulator HflK; protein product: MNWDWDKLQKQQQGRPGGKPPSFDDFQDQLEKLKKFKLPGWKFVIPIFILLWIASGFYIVEPDEVGVVKQFGKFNRVTTAGPNYHIPYPVESVLTPKVTQIRRIEFGFRSVGPVTQSFQQGSSREVKEESLMLTGDENIVSVQFIVQYMIKDAQNYLFNVNDPEQTLAHAGEAAMREVIGNGKIDDALTTGKQEIQVQTRELMQRILDNYKTGLSVVAVQMQNVHPPDEVIEAFKDVASAREDKSRYINEAEAYQRDILPKARGEAARITNAAQAYKEAKVRKSEGDAARFLSVLREYEKAKDITRERLYLETMEAILANPDTEKLVMSEDALKQSVPYLPLDKQPRPAAPKEAQ
- the hflC gene encoding protease modulator HflC; amino-acid sequence: MKKTTIILGIVIVLGAFALTSAAFTVDQTQQAIVIQLGRPVSGQLGPGLHFKLPVVQTVVFFDARILDFDAKPEEITTTDKKYMNVDSYTKWRIIDPLTFYTKVRTIQGARARLDDIVRSQLRVALGRYTLIEVVSHKRQEIMDAVTKRSKELLEPYGIEVLDVRIKRTDLPAENARSIYGRMKAERERQAKQYRSEGQEASAKIKANADKERTIILADAQKQAEIIRGEGDAQATKVYAQALGQNPDFYEFTRSLDAYRRGFDKNTRFILTPKSPFLKHLQ